The Engraulis encrasicolus isolate BLACKSEA-1 chromosome 22, IST_EnEncr_1.0, whole genome shotgun sequence genome includes a region encoding these proteins:
- the dnaaf4 gene encoding dynein assembly factor 4, axonemal isoform X3 — translation MPLIVKDYSWTQTESRVFISVPLKGMNAKQVDVLATDEYLKVHYPPYLFEAFLFAPVDDGQSTAKIGNGVAVFTLLKQKEELWDHLTTNYEDKEKLREIRQNAILMVQQKATNDAKTKVTKKHEESKFALKTMMKLEEEERAKIQKIKDDECKKAASELEVWKDEQKSKQQKEEPVQSLLVQQQQQQQQHKIYPERTTNTCQMIKSKELSVPQSSVKDGICQQGKKRFDKPEKVLPGPRCGGSIKVNFTPRVFPTALRESRVPEEEWLKKQAEARRAVAADLAELDDLKPEERNPDWLKDKGDKFFVAGNYQAALNAYNLAVKLNRKLPALYSNRAACHLKMRNLHKAIEDSSQALELLTPPVADNASARLKAHVRRGTAFCELELYVEGLQDYQAALKIDPNNSKLQEDTEKIKNIVQGGSCYP, via the exons ATGCCGCTGATCGTCAAGGACTATTCATGGACTCAGACAGAGTCGAGAGTGTTCATCAGTGTTCCTTTAAAGGGCATGAATGCAAAGCAAGTTGACGTACTCGCTACAGATGAGTATCTAAAG GTACATTACCCACCATATCTATTTGAAGCTTTCTTATTTGCACCTGTGGATGATGGCCAAAGTACCGCAAAGATCGGAAACGGTGTGGCTGTTTTCACACTGCTCAAGCAGAAAGAAGAACTGTGGGATCATCTTACCACAAATTATG AAGACAAGGAGAAGCTGAGAGAAATCAGGCAGAATGCAATTCTAATGGTCCAACAAAAAGCGACAAATGACGCAAAGACTAAAGTGACCAAGAAGCACGAGGAAAGTAAGTTTGCTCTGAAGACAATGATGAAG cttgaagaagaggagagagcaaaaATTCAGAAGATAAAGGATGACGAATGTAAGAAAGCAGCATCTGAGCTGGAAGTCTGGAAAGATGAGCAGAAATCAAAGCAGCAGAAGGAAGAGCCTGTCCAGTCACTACtagtacaacagcagcagcaacaacaacagcacaaaaTATACCCGGAAAGGACCACTAACACATGTCAAATGATTAAATCAAAGGAGTTATCTGTGCCCCAGTCATCAGTAAAAGATGGAATATGTCAGCAAG GTAAGAAAAGATTTGACAAGCCAGAGAAGGTTTTGCCTGGTCCGAGGTGTGGCGGCAGCATCAAGGTGAATTTCACACCAAGGGTGTTTCCTACTGCACTGCGAGAATCCAGAGTtcctgaagaggag TGGCTGAAGAAGCAGGCTGAGGCCAGGCGAGCAGTGGCTGCAGACCTAGCTGAACTGGATGACCTAAAGCCAGAGGAGAGGAATCCTGATTGGTTGAAAGACAAGGGAGA CAAATTCTTTGTTGCTGGGAACTACCAGGCTGCCCTCAATGCATACAACCTAGCTGTGAAACTCAACAGGAAGCTTCCCGCTCTCTACTCCAATCGTGCGGCGTGTCATCTGAAGATGAGAAATCTTCATAAAGCCATAGAGGACTCCTCTCAG GCACTGGAGTTATTGACACCACCAGTGGCTGACAATGCAAGTGCTCGGCTGAAAGCTCATGTTAGAAGAGGAACAGCATTTTGTGAGCTGGAGTTGTATGTTGAAG GTCTTCAAGATTATCAGGCTGCTTTGAAGATTGATCCTAATAACTCAAAGCTACAAGAAGACACAGAGAAAATTAAAAATATTGTGCAAGGGGGTTCATGCTATCCATGA
- the dnaaf4 gene encoding dynein assembly factor 4, axonemal isoform X1, whose protein sequence is MPLIVKDYSWTQTESRVFISVPLKGMNAKQVDVLATDEYLKVHYPPYLFEAFLFAPVDDGQSTAKIGNGVAVFTLLKQKEELWDHLTTNYEDKEKLREIRQNAILMVQQKATNDAKTKVTKKHEESKFALKTMMKLEEEERAKIQKIKDDECKKAASELEVWKDEQKSKQQKEEPVQSLLVQQQQQQQQHKIYPERTTNTCQMIKSKELSVPQSSVKDGICQQGKKRFDKPEKVLPGPRCGGSIKVNFTPRVFPTALRESRVPEEEEWLKKQAEARRAVAADLAELDDLKPEERNPDWLKDKGDKFFVAGNYQAALNAYNLAVKLNRKLPALYSNRAACHLKMRNLHKAIEDSSQALELLTPPVADNASARLKAHVRRGTAFCELELYVEGLQDYQAALKIDPNNSKLQEDTEKIKNIVQGGSCYP, encoded by the exons ATGCCGCTGATCGTCAAGGACTATTCATGGACTCAGACAGAGTCGAGAGTGTTCATCAGTGTTCCTTTAAAGGGCATGAATGCAAAGCAAGTTGACGTACTCGCTACAGATGAGTATCTAAAG GTACATTACCCACCATATCTATTTGAAGCTTTCTTATTTGCACCTGTGGATGATGGCCAAAGTACCGCAAAGATCGGAAACGGTGTGGCTGTTTTCACACTGCTCAAGCAGAAAGAAGAACTGTGGGATCATCTTACCACAAATTATG AAGACAAGGAGAAGCTGAGAGAAATCAGGCAGAATGCAATTCTAATGGTCCAACAAAAAGCGACAAATGACGCAAAGACTAAAGTGACCAAGAAGCACGAGGAAAGTAAGTTTGCTCTGAAGACAATGATGAAG cttgaagaagaggagagagcaaaaATTCAGAAGATAAAGGATGACGAATGTAAGAAAGCAGCATCTGAGCTGGAAGTCTGGAAAGATGAGCAGAAATCAAAGCAGCAGAAGGAAGAGCCTGTCCAGTCACTACtagtacaacagcagcagcaacaacaacagcacaaaaTATACCCGGAAAGGACCACTAACACATGTCAAATGATTAAATCAAAGGAGTTATCTGTGCCCCAGTCATCAGTAAAAGATGGAATATGTCAGCAAG GTAAGAAAAGATTTGACAAGCCAGAGAAGGTTTTGCCTGGTCCGAGGTGTGGCGGCAGCATCAAGGTGAATTTCACACCAAGGGTGTTTCCTACTGCACTGCGAGAATCCAGAGTtcctgaagaggaggag TGGCTGAAGAAGCAGGCTGAGGCCAGGCGAGCAGTGGCTGCAGACCTAGCTGAACTGGATGACCTAAAGCCAGAGGAGAGGAATCCTGATTGGTTGAAAGACAAGGGAGA CAAATTCTTTGTTGCTGGGAACTACCAGGCTGCCCTCAATGCATACAACCTAGCTGTGAAACTCAACAGGAAGCTTCCCGCTCTCTACTCCAATCGTGCGGCGTGTCATCTGAAGATGAGAAATCTTCATAAAGCCATAGAGGACTCCTCTCAG GCACTGGAGTTATTGACACCACCAGTGGCTGACAATGCAAGTGCTCGGCTGAAAGCTCATGTTAGAAGAGGAACAGCATTTTGTGAGCTGGAGTTGTATGTTGAAG GTCTTCAAGATTATCAGGCTGCTTTGAAGATTGATCCTAATAACTCAAAGCTACAAGAAGACACAGAGAAAATTAAAAATATTGTGCAAGGGGGTTCATGCTATCCATGA
- the dnaaf4 gene encoding dynein assembly factor 4, axonemal isoform X2, with protein MPLIVKDYSWTQTESRVFISVPLKGMNAKQVDVLATDEYLKVHYPPYLFEAFLFAPVDDGQSTAKIGNGVAVFTLLKQKEELWDHLTTNYDKEKLREIRQNAILMVQQKATNDAKTKVTKKHEESKFALKTMMKLEEEERAKIQKIKDDECKKAASELEVWKDEQKSKQQKEEPVQSLLVQQQQQQQQHKIYPERTTNTCQMIKSKELSVPQSSVKDGICQQGKKRFDKPEKVLPGPRCGGSIKVNFTPRVFPTALRESRVPEEEEWLKKQAEARRAVAADLAELDDLKPEERNPDWLKDKGDKFFVAGNYQAALNAYNLAVKLNRKLPALYSNRAACHLKMRNLHKAIEDSSQALELLTPPVADNASARLKAHVRRGTAFCELELYVEGLQDYQAALKIDPNNSKLQEDTEKIKNIVQGGSCYP; from the exons ATGCCGCTGATCGTCAAGGACTATTCATGGACTCAGACAGAGTCGAGAGTGTTCATCAGTGTTCCTTTAAAGGGCATGAATGCAAAGCAAGTTGACGTACTCGCTACAGATGAGTATCTAAAG GTACATTACCCACCATATCTATTTGAAGCTTTCTTATTTGCACCTGTGGATGATGGCCAAAGTACCGCAAAGATCGGAAACGGTGTGGCTGTTTTCACACTGCTCAAGCAGAAAGAAGAACTGTGGGATCATCTTACCACAAATTATG ACAAGGAGAAGCTGAGAGAAATCAGGCAGAATGCAATTCTAATGGTCCAACAAAAAGCGACAAATGACGCAAAGACTAAAGTGACCAAGAAGCACGAGGAAAGTAAGTTTGCTCTGAAGACAATGATGAAG cttgaagaagaggagagagcaaaaATTCAGAAGATAAAGGATGACGAATGTAAGAAAGCAGCATCTGAGCTGGAAGTCTGGAAAGATGAGCAGAAATCAAAGCAGCAGAAGGAAGAGCCTGTCCAGTCACTACtagtacaacagcagcagcaacaacaacagcacaaaaTATACCCGGAAAGGACCACTAACACATGTCAAATGATTAAATCAAAGGAGTTATCTGTGCCCCAGTCATCAGTAAAAGATGGAATATGTCAGCAAG GTAAGAAAAGATTTGACAAGCCAGAGAAGGTTTTGCCTGGTCCGAGGTGTGGCGGCAGCATCAAGGTGAATTTCACACCAAGGGTGTTTCCTACTGCACTGCGAGAATCCAGAGTtcctgaagaggaggag TGGCTGAAGAAGCAGGCTGAGGCCAGGCGAGCAGTGGCTGCAGACCTAGCTGAACTGGATGACCTAAAGCCAGAGGAGAGGAATCCTGATTGGTTGAAAGACAAGGGAGA CAAATTCTTTGTTGCTGGGAACTACCAGGCTGCCCTCAATGCATACAACCTAGCTGTGAAACTCAACAGGAAGCTTCCCGCTCTCTACTCCAATCGTGCGGCGTGTCATCTGAAGATGAGAAATCTTCATAAAGCCATAGAGGACTCCTCTCAG GCACTGGAGTTATTGACACCACCAGTGGCTGACAATGCAAGTGCTCGGCTGAAAGCTCATGTTAGAAGAGGAACAGCATTTTGTGAGCTGGAGTTGTATGTTGAAG GTCTTCAAGATTATCAGGCTGCTTTGAAGATTGATCCTAATAACTCAAAGCTACAAGAAGACACAGAGAAAATTAAAAATATTGTGCAAGGGGGTTCATGCTATCCATGA
- the pygo1 gene encoding pygopus homolog 1 isoform X2 yields MMTDLNVPTGGDGGLDTLGGPGLLLGSPDKKKRKPHTQPPPFAPLSEYAPPPNPSADHLVASNPFDDGFSVPSYKPLSTLNPYFGPSPYPGLGGYGPQRMAPHIQNRMPAPYGGPYPVRNQLHPFGQNQMGIAFNRPPGFNYGHPENPNYGNQTMFGNSNMPFGPGQPFRQGLGENLNQIPFQNANQSVPPDIGPGFGLEGNNGGNPPGKAFSDMSPSFTQQQQQQAQQNNFLQSTTPTPKQEAGDPSAKGPSQTTSPPKPGHGSEDGAGPDGTSDLKAKTRGAQDGVQRPNSSEKINGIIHPANDTLKKSPPSGAPMDTPPAEERRKRGASSSGGGGGMNKLGVHPGRPGLSSSSDPVYPCGICLNEVKDDQEAILCDASCQKWFHRVCTGMTETAYNLLAAEVAAVWGCDTCMQEKGAPLVRTREPLGPPTVNSDG; encoded by the exons ATGATGACAGACTTAAATGTCCCCACAGGAGGAGATGGTGGACTCGACACTTTAGGGGGGCCAGGCTTGCTTCTTGGGAGCCCAGACAAGAAAAAACGCAAGCCACACACTCAG CCGCCTCCTTTTGCCCCACTGTCGGAGTATGCACCACCACCGAACCCAAGCGCGGATCACCTGGTGGCATCTAACCCTTTCGATGATGGCTTCAGCGTGCCATCCTACAAGCCATTGTCAACACTAAACCCCTACTTTGGCCCGTCACCTTACCCAGGACTTGGTGGTTATGGTCCACAGAGAATGGCGCCACACATCCAAAACAGAATGCCAGCTCCCTACGGGGGCCCGTACCCTGTGCGCAACCAGCTTCACCCCTTTGGCCAGAACCAAATGGGTATCGCTTTCAACAGACCCCCAGGGTTTAATTATGGGCACCCGGAGAATCCAAACTATGGAAACCAAACCATGTTCGGCAACAGCAATATGCCCTTTGGACCCGGACAGCCGTTTAGACAAGGCCTGGGAGAGAACTTGAATCAGATTCCGTTTCAAAACGCCAACCAAAGTGTACCTCCAGACATAGGCCCTGGCTTTGGCCTTGAGGGTAACAATGGAGGGAACCCACCAGGCAAAGCCTTCTCTGACATGAGCCCTAGTtttacacagcagcagcaacaacaggcaCAACAAAATAACTTTTTACAGTCCACCACACCAACACCCAAACAGGAAGCCGGCGATCCCTCAGCCAAAGGCCCATCCCAAACCACGTCGCCACCCAAGCCCGGCCACGGCTCCGAGGATGGTGCCGGTCCAGATGGCACCTCTGACCTGAAGGCCAAAACCAGGGGGGCACAAGACGGAGTACAGCGCCCCAACTCATCAGAAAAGATCAACGGGATCATCCACCCCGCCAATGACACCCTGAAGAAGTCTCCCCCATCAGGAGCTCCCATGGACACTCCGCCCGCAGAGGAAAGGCGTAAGAGAGGggctagtagtagtggtggtggtggtggtatgaacAAACTCGGTGTGCACCCAGGTCGGCCGGGCCTGTCGTCCTCCAGTGATCCCGTGTACCCATGTGGTATCTGCCTGAACGAGGTGAAGGATGACCAGGAGGCCATCCTGTGCGATGCCTCGTGTCAGAAGTGGTTCCACAGGGTGTGCACGGGCATGACTGAGACGGCCTACAATCTGCTGGCTGCAGAGGTGGCGGCGGTGTGGGGCTGCGACACCTGCATGCAGGAGAAGGGAGCGCCGCTGGTCAGGACGAGAGAGCCACTTGGACCACCCACCGTCAACAGTGACGGGTAG
- the pygo1 gene encoding pygopus homolog 1 isoform X1, with translation MSTEQDKDTFSLKRNRGGDGGLDTLGGPGLLLGSPDKKKRKPHTQPPPFAPLSEYAPPPNPSADHLVASNPFDDGFSVPSYKPLSTLNPYFGPSPYPGLGGYGPQRMAPHIQNRMPAPYGGPYPVRNQLHPFGQNQMGIAFNRPPGFNYGHPENPNYGNQTMFGNSNMPFGPGQPFRQGLGENLNQIPFQNANQSVPPDIGPGFGLEGNNGGNPPGKAFSDMSPSFTQQQQQQAQQNNFLQSTTPTPKQEAGDPSAKGPSQTTSPPKPGHGSEDGAGPDGTSDLKAKTRGAQDGVQRPNSSEKINGIIHPANDTLKKSPPSGAPMDTPPAEERRKRGASSSGGGGGMNKLGVHPGRPGLSSSSDPVYPCGICLNEVKDDQEAILCDASCQKWFHRVCTGMTETAYNLLAAEVAAVWGCDTCMQEKGAPLVRTREPLGPPTVNSDG, from the exons ATGTCCACAGAACAGGATAAAGATACCTTCTCCCTAAAAAGAAACAGAG GAGGAGATGGTGGACTCGACACTTTAGGGGGGCCAGGCTTGCTTCTTGGGAGCCCAGACAAGAAAAAACGCAAGCCACACACTCAG CCGCCTCCTTTTGCCCCACTGTCGGAGTATGCACCACCACCGAACCCAAGCGCGGATCACCTGGTGGCATCTAACCCTTTCGATGATGGCTTCAGCGTGCCATCCTACAAGCCATTGTCAACACTAAACCCCTACTTTGGCCCGTCACCTTACCCAGGACTTGGTGGTTATGGTCCACAGAGAATGGCGCCACACATCCAAAACAGAATGCCAGCTCCCTACGGGGGCCCGTACCCTGTGCGCAACCAGCTTCACCCCTTTGGCCAGAACCAAATGGGTATCGCTTTCAACAGACCCCCAGGGTTTAATTATGGGCACCCGGAGAATCCAAACTATGGAAACCAAACCATGTTCGGCAACAGCAATATGCCCTTTGGACCCGGACAGCCGTTTAGACAAGGCCTGGGAGAGAACTTGAATCAGATTCCGTTTCAAAACGCCAACCAAAGTGTACCTCCAGACATAGGCCCTGGCTTTGGCCTTGAGGGTAACAATGGAGGGAACCCACCAGGCAAAGCCTTCTCTGACATGAGCCCTAGTtttacacagcagcagcaacaacaggcaCAACAAAATAACTTTTTACAGTCCACCACACCAACACCCAAACAGGAAGCCGGCGATCCCTCAGCCAAAGGCCCATCCCAAACCACGTCGCCACCCAAGCCCGGCCACGGCTCCGAGGATGGTGCCGGTCCAGATGGCACCTCTGACCTGAAGGCCAAAACCAGGGGGGCACAAGACGGAGTACAGCGCCCCAACTCATCAGAAAAGATCAACGGGATCATCCACCCCGCCAATGACACCCTGAAGAAGTCTCCCCCATCAGGAGCTCCCATGGACACTCCGCCCGCAGAGGAAAGGCGTAAGAGAGGggctagtagtagtggtggtggtggtggtatgaacAAACTCGGTGTGCACCCAGGTCGGCCGGGCCTGTCGTCCTCCAGTGATCCCGTGTACCCATGTGGTATCTGCCTGAACGAGGTGAAGGATGACCAGGAGGCCATCCTGTGCGATGCCTCGTGTCAGAAGTGGTTCCACAGGGTGTGCACGGGCATGACTGAGACGGCCTACAATCTGCTGGCTGCAGAGGTGGCGGCGGTGTGGGGCTGCGACACCTGCATGCAGGAGAAGGGAGCGCCGCTGGTCAGGACGAGAGAGCCACTTGGACCACCCACCGTCAACAGTGACGGGTAG